A region from the Sandaracinus amylolyticus genome encodes:
- a CDS encoding ABC transporter ATP-binding protein/permease: MTDALERASWPIERVHEAMAALASRAGLAQDPLPHGIVVPSRARLVGRAVDRWLERVADVLRIDAESVDARYPETARMLASVAPAIVSIDEHEHRWLAVIRREGDRLRVLLPDDETRTFHIEEVRARVAGEFDALGDQLVDGLLESANVTARSGSRARRALRDRLVAHAHVRRAFMIRAHPSAPLRTLVRDARLVAPLVSLLLAHVLGSIALVLAWVALGSGVLGGRVDPGWLTAAALLALTRVPLRAAAATAQGRFAIRCARLLKQRLLWGALRIDRDAIRREGAGQLLARVLESEAVESLALDGGVASALALVELAVAAVVLALGGAYPLLAAMGVVIVVGAVAIGRFVRRRRAWIDARIGLTHDLVEHMVGHRTRLAQEPSDRWHEEEDVALGAAMSLARSSDAAELPLRVLSRAYLVLAIAALAHPFIVGASQTSLAVAVFGALLAQRALAALGSGVEQLARAAIGADRLAVLLRAGETRGAPGDPSLAIAPENVDGADVATLEVRGATLRYEGRLEPALQHATLRIAANDRILCVGPSGGGKSTLAQLLAAVRRPSAGLVLCHGLDTKTLGEDEWRRRVALVPQFHDNHVFAGTLGFNLLLGDRWPATGADLARAEEVCRALGLGSLIDRMPAGLMQQVGDSGWQLSHGERSRVFLARALLAQSARVLVLDESFGALDPETLEHCVHATLERAPAVMVIAHP; the protein is encoded by the coding sequence ATGACCGACGCGCTCGAGCGCGCGTCGTGGCCCATCGAGCGCGTGCACGAGGCGATGGCTGCGCTCGCGAGTCGCGCCGGGCTCGCGCAGGACCCGCTGCCTCACGGGATCGTGGTGCCGTCGCGGGCGCGCCTCGTCGGGCGAGCGGTCGACCGATGGCTCGAGCGCGTCGCCGACGTGCTCCGCATCGACGCGGAGTCGGTCGATGCGCGTTATCCCGAGACGGCGCGGATGCTCGCGAGCGTGGCGCCCGCGATCGTGTCGATCGACGAGCACGAGCATCGATGGCTCGCCGTGATCCGGCGCGAAGGCGACCGGCTGCGCGTTCTCCTGCCCGACGACGAGACGCGCACGTTCCACATCGAGGAAGTACGCGCGCGCGTCGCCGGAGAATTCGACGCGCTCGGCGACCAGCTCGTCGATGGCCTGCTCGAGTCGGCGAACGTCACCGCGCGGAGTGGCTCGCGCGCGCGTCGCGCGCTTCGTGATCGGCTCGTCGCGCACGCGCACGTTCGTCGCGCGTTCATGATCCGCGCGCATCCCTCGGCGCCGCTGCGCACGCTCGTCCGCGATGCGCGCCTCGTGGCGCCGCTGGTCTCGCTGCTGCTCGCGCACGTGCTGGGATCGATCGCGCTCGTGCTGGCGTGGGTCGCGCTCGGGAGCGGCGTGCTCGGTGGGCGCGTCGACCCCGGGTGGCTCACGGCGGCGGCGCTGCTCGCGCTCACGCGCGTTCCGCTGCGCGCGGCAGCGGCCACGGCGCAGGGGCGCTTCGCGATCCGCTGTGCACGCCTCCTCAAGCAGCGCTTGCTGTGGGGCGCGCTGCGCATCGATCGCGACGCGATCCGACGCGAGGGCGCGGGCCAGCTCCTCGCACGCGTGCTGGAGTCCGAAGCGGTCGAGTCGCTCGCGCTCGACGGCGGTGTCGCGTCGGCGCTCGCGCTCGTCGAGCTCGCGGTCGCCGCGGTCGTGCTCGCGCTCGGCGGCGCATATCCGCTCCTCGCGGCGATGGGCGTGGTGATCGTCGTCGGCGCCGTCGCGATCGGCCGGTTCGTGAGGCGGCGGCGTGCGTGGATCGATGCGCGGATCGGGCTCACGCACGACCTCGTGGAGCACATGGTCGGGCACCGCACACGGCTCGCGCAGGAGCCCTCCGATCGCTGGCACGAGGAGGAAGACGTCGCGCTCGGCGCCGCGATGTCGCTCGCGCGCAGCAGCGACGCGGCCGAGCTCCCGCTGCGCGTCCTCTCGCGCGCGTATCTGGTGCTCGCGATCGCCGCGCTCGCACATCCGTTCATCGTGGGTGCCAGTCAGACGTCGCTCGCGGTGGCGGTGTTCGGAGCGCTCCTCGCGCAGCGGGCGCTCGCGGCGCTCGGCAGCGGCGTCGAGCAGCTCGCGCGCGCGGCGATCGGCGCGGATCGGCTCGCGGTGCTCCTGCGCGCCGGCGAGACCCGTGGAGCTCCCGGCGATCCGTCGCTCGCGATCGCGCCCGAGAACGTCGACGGCGCGGACGTCGCGACGCTGGAGGTGCGCGGCGCGACGCTGCGCTACGAGGGACGCCTCGAGCCCGCGCTGCAGCACGCGACGCTGCGGATCGCCGCGAACGATCGGATCTTGTGCGTGGGCCCGTCGGGCGGTGGGAAGAGCACGCTCGCGCAGCTGCTCGCGGCGGTGCGGCGGCCGAGCGCCGGGCTGGTGCTCTGCCACGGGCTCGATACCAAGACGCTCGGCGAGGACGAGTGGCGGCGGCGCGTGGCGCTCGTCCCGCAATTCCACGACAACCACGTGTTCGCGGGCACGCTCGGGTTCAATCTCCTGCTCGGTGATCGATGGCCCGCGACGGGCGCCGATCTCGCTCGCGCCGAGGAGGTGTGCCGTGCGCTCGGGCTGGGGTCGTTGATCGATCGGATGCCTGCCGGGCTCATGCAGCAGGTCGGCGACAGCGGCTGGCAGCTCTCCCACGGAGAACGCAGTCGCGTGTTCCTCGCGCGCGCGCTGCTCGCGCAGAGCGCGCGCGTGCTCGTCCTGGACGAGAGCTTCGGCGCGCTCGATCCGGAGACGCTCGAGCACTGCGTGCACGCCACCCTGGAGCGCGCGCCGGCGGTGATGGTGATCGCGCACCCGTAG
- a CDS encoding PLP-dependent aminotransferase family protein — MSRHEEALALDPDELRRTRGPSLAARVANLLVSEIRRGRLRPGQRLPGTRALAASLEVERDTVVRAFAELVAEGWLASRPQSGTFVAAELPERTVRRPSTTRTAVPEHAAFARPPLSIGPVEALSPATIYLGGGVPDVRLVPREALARAHRRVLRTSPRTRLDYGDARGEATLRRALACMLGEQRAIATDADGVLVTHGSQHAIDLVARTIVRPGDRVAIEDPGYPPARQTFRLSGAALVPIPVDARGLDLSALERACDEAPIRALYVTPHHQYPTMVVMAPERRQALLALARRRRFAIIEDDYDHEFHFEGRPVLPLASADVHGSVVYVGSLSKMLAPGLRLGFVVPPRDLLEDLVRVRFASDRQGDHAKEAAVASLIDDGELARHVRRVRRVYLARRDVLRAELRRAFGERIHIEERSGGLALWAKLDADVERIRDRALERGVMFFVARDFTFDRRSLPFARFGFGSLDERELTRAVGVVARAARTRA; from the coding sequence TTGTCGCGCCACGAAGAAGCCCTCGCGCTCGATCCCGACGAGCTCCGGCGCACGCGCGGCCCGAGCCTCGCAGCGCGCGTCGCGAACCTCCTCGTGAGCGAAATTCGGCGCGGTCGGCTCCGCCCCGGGCAGCGGCTGCCCGGCACGCGCGCGCTCGCCGCGTCGCTCGAGGTCGAGCGCGACACGGTCGTGCGCGCGTTCGCGGAGCTCGTCGCCGAGGGCTGGCTCGCGAGCCGCCCGCAGTCCGGCACCTTCGTCGCGGCGGAGCTGCCCGAGCGCACGGTCCGACGTCCCTCGACGACGCGGACCGCGGTCCCCGAGCACGCTGCGTTCGCGCGACCTCCGCTCTCCATCGGCCCGGTCGAAGCGCTCTCCCCGGCCACGATCTACCTGGGCGGCGGGGTGCCCGACGTGCGCCTCGTGCCGCGCGAAGCGCTCGCGCGCGCGCATCGCCGCGTCCTCCGCACCTCCCCGCGAACACGCCTCGACTACGGCGACGCGCGCGGAGAAGCGACGCTGCGTCGCGCCCTCGCCTGCATGCTGGGCGAGCAGCGCGCGATCGCGACCGACGCCGACGGGGTGCTGGTCACGCACGGCAGTCAGCACGCGATCGATCTCGTCGCGCGGACCATCGTGCGTCCCGGCGATCGCGTCGCGATCGAGGACCCGGGATATCCGCCCGCGCGCCAGACCTTCCGTCTCTCCGGAGCCGCGCTGGTCCCGATTCCCGTGGACGCGCGCGGGCTCGACCTCTCGGCGCTCGAGCGCGCTTGTGACGAAGCGCCGATTCGCGCGCTCTACGTCACTCCGCACCATCAGTATCCGACGATGGTCGTGATGGCGCCCGAGCGCCGCCAGGCGCTGCTCGCGCTCGCGCGTCGCCGCCGGTTCGCGATCATCGAGGACGACTACGATCACGAGTTCCACTTCGAAGGTCGCCCGGTGCTGCCGCTCGCGAGCGCCGACGTGCACGGCTCCGTCGTGTACGTGGGCTCGCTGTCGAAGATGCTCGCGCCGGGGCTGCGGCTCGGCTTCGTCGTCCCGCCGCGCGACCTGCTCGAGGATCTCGTGCGCGTGCGGTTCGCCTCCGATCGACAGGGCGATCACGCGAAGGAGGCCGCCGTCGCGTCGTTGATCGACGACGGCGAGCTCGCGCGTCACGTGCGCCGCGTGCGCCGCGTCTATCTCGCGCGACGCGACGTGCTCCGCGCCGAGCTCCGCAGAGCGTTCGGCGAGCGCATCCACATCGAGGAGCGCTCGGGCGGGCTCGCGCTCTGGGCGAAGCTCGACGCCGACGTCGAGCGCATCCGTGACCGCGCGCTCGAGCGCGGCGTGATGTTCTTCGTCGCGCGCGACTTCACGTTCGACCGCCGCAGCCTGCCCTTCGCGCGCTTCGGCTTCGGCTCGCTCGACGAGCGCGAGCTCACGCGCGCCGTCGGCGTCGTCGCCCGCGCGGCACGCACGCGCGCGTGA
- a CDS encoding pyridoxamine 5'-phosphate oxidase family protein — MSNVYPASDATRIKRHPERGSYDRDVVHAILDEALICHLACSTGQHVIAMPTAFARAGETIYVHGAIANRSLDGLLGGAPFSITVTLLDGLVLARSAFHHSMNYRSVVLTGKARLVEGRDEKGEAMTLLVDRMARGRSRETRAPYDWELDATKVIAVEIEHASAKIRSGGPIDDADDMKEPCWAGVVPLRLVASDPEPEADSTTRPTPDVPAQLR; from the coding sequence ATGAGCAACGTGTACCCGGCCTCCGACGCGACGCGGATCAAGCGACACCCCGAGCGCGGGAGCTACGACCGCGACGTCGTGCACGCGATCCTCGACGAAGCGTTGATCTGCCATCTCGCGTGCTCGACCGGGCAGCACGTGATCGCGATGCCGACCGCCTTCGCCCGCGCGGGAGAGACGATCTACGTGCACGGCGCGATCGCGAATCGCTCGCTCGATGGACTGCTCGGCGGCGCGCCGTTCTCGATCACGGTGACGCTGCTCGACGGGCTGGTGCTCGCGCGCAGCGCGTTCCACCACTCGATGAACTATCGCTCGGTCGTGCTCACCGGGAAGGCGCGTCTCGTCGAAGGCCGTGACGAGAAGGGCGAGGCGATGACGCTGCTCGTCGACCGCATGGCGCGCGGGCGCAGTCGCGAGACGCGCGCGCCGTACGACTGGGAGCTCGATGCGACGAAGGTGATCGCCGTGGAGATCGAGCACGCGTCGGCGAAGATCCGCAGCGGCGGTCCGATCGACGATGCCGACGACATGAAGGAGCCGTGCTGGGCCGGCGTGGTGCCGCTCCGCCTCGTCGCGAGCGATCCGGAGCCCGAGGCCGACAGCACGACGCGGCCGACGCCGGACGTGCCCGCGCAGCTCCGCTGA
- a CDS encoding TonB-dependent receptor plug domain-containing protein, protein MAFVRLVLAWWLVGSVVSCALARAQDGGDATFRARAEVERPIASRTPLDPTASSTRVEIDTTRVESMRDVLARVPGARALGTGAFGQPLGLSLRGADVAHSTVMLGDLPLTGPDLGAFDLGAIDLGSIAAIEVYRGGAPAMLGEGAIGGVIRLVPSRAEGRRAGASVSYGSFDTGIARAWGAVRGDGLSSLVALSFDAADNDHPFVDDGGTRLDPTDDRERARRNAGTRGASGLLHLEVPLDVGELEAVMLWVSRASGVPGAGSQLASEARRATDRYAGSVAYRLGGPSLSLEVMGGGWYGRAAFLDRLNELGTGQHASDDRQLRAFGRIAGSWSPVRELAVRALLTARHDRLEPDDPLVRTSLGASHRDGLVAVLEGAIDPRIDHLRIALRPSVRLEWSDAHLEQLELVSRLARSVEVIAPTFRLGAAIAPIAGIAISASIAHGTRIPSMIELFGDRATLVANVRLEPERATSIDAGVTVQERIVPGLELEAELRGFVSLAESLIRYRRTAQYTAVAENVASATIAGLELGVDLRALDHVRLEGALTFLDARDELGRLLPFRPQWHGFARVEASTGRALDRDVALSGFVSASYTAANAVDPANLVVIGDRTWIDLGARVALFGVIGISCAVRDLLDARGQDYLGLPLPGRRFVAQADIQGDL, encoded by the coding sequence GTGGCGTTCGTGCGTCTCGTGCTCGCGTGGTGGCTCGTCGGGTCGGTCGTGTCGTGCGCGCTGGCGCGCGCGCAGGACGGCGGCGATGCGACGTTCCGCGCGCGTGCCGAGGTCGAGCGGCCGATCGCGTCACGCACGCCGCTCGATCCCACGGCGTCGAGCACGCGGGTGGAGATCGACACGACGCGCGTGGAGTCGATGCGCGACGTGCTCGCGCGGGTGCCCGGCGCGCGTGCGCTCGGGACCGGGGCGTTCGGTCAGCCGCTCGGGCTGAGCCTGCGCGGCGCGGACGTCGCGCACTCGACGGTGATGCTCGGTGATCTCCCGCTCACCGGGCCCGATCTCGGGGCGTTCGATCTGGGCGCGATCGACCTCGGCTCGATCGCGGCGATCGAGGTCTATCGCGGCGGCGCGCCGGCGATGCTCGGCGAGGGCGCGATCGGCGGCGTGATCCGGCTCGTGCCCTCGCGCGCCGAGGGCCGTCGCGCGGGCGCATCGGTCTCGTACGGATCGTTCGACACCGGGATCGCGCGGGCGTGGGGCGCGGTGCGCGGTGACGGGCTCTCGTCGCTCGTCGCGCTCTCGTTCGACGCCGCCGACAACGATCATCCCTTCGTCGACGACGGCGGCACGCGGCTCGATCCGACCGACGATCGCGAGCGCGCGCGCCGCAACGCGGGCACGCGCGGCGCGAGCGGCCTGCTCCACCTCGAGGTGCCGCTCGACGTCGGCGAGCTCGAGGCGGTGATGCTCTGGGTGAGCCGCGCCTCGGGCGTGCCCGGCGCGGGATCGCAGCTCGCGAGCGAAGCGCGGCGCGCGACCGATCGTTACGCGGGCAGCGTCGCGTATCGGCTCGGAGGACCGTCGCTCTCGCTCGAGGTGATGGGCGGCGGTTGGTACGGGCGCGCGGCGTTCCTCGATCGCCTCAACGAGCTCGGCACCGGACAGCACGCGAGCGACGATCGGCAGCTCCGCGCGTTCGGTCGCATCGCCGGGAGCTGGTCACCGGTGCGCGAGCTCGCAGTGCGCGCCCTGCTCACCGCGCGTCACGATCGGCTCGAGCCCGACGATCCGCTGGTGCGCACGTCGCTCGGCGCGTCGCATCGCGACGGGCTCGTCGCGGTGCTCGAGGGGGCGATCGATCCGCGCATCGATCACCTGCGCATCGCGCTGCGGCCCTCGGTGCGCCTCGAGTGGAGCGACGCGCACCTCGAGCAGCTCGAGCTCGTGTCGCGGCTCGCGCGCAGCGTGGAGGTGATCGCGCCCACGTTCCGACTGGGCGCGGCGATCGCGCCGATCGCCGGGATCGCGATCTCGGCGTCGATCGCGCACGGCACGCGCATCCCGTCGATGATCGAGCTCTTCGGCGATCGCGCGACGCTGGTGGCGAACGTGCGCCTCGAGCCCGAGCGCGCGACCTCGATCGACGCGGGTGTGACGGTGCAGGAGCGCATCGTGCCCGGCCTCGAGCTCGAGGCCGAGCTGCGCGGGTTCGTGTCGCTCGCGGAGTCGCTGATCCGGTATCGACGCACGGCGCAGTACACCGCAGTCGCCGAGAACGTGGCGAGCGCGACGATCGCGGGGCTCGAGCTCGGCGTCGATCTCCGCGCGCTCGACCACGTGCGGCTCGAGGGCGCGCTCACGTTCCTCGACGCGCGCGACGAGCTCGGCCGGCTGCTCCCGTTCCGGCCGCAGTGGCACGGCTTCGCGCGAGTCGAGGCGAGCACCGGGCGCGCGCTCGATCGCGACGTCGCGCTCTCCGGCTTCGTCAGCGCGAGCTACACGGCGGCGAACGCGGTCGATCCCGCGAACCTCGTCGTGATCGGCGATCGCACGTGGATCGACCTCGGCGCGCGCGTGGCGCTCTTCGGCGTGATCGGCATCTCGTGCGCGGTGCGCGACCTGCTCGACGCGCGTGGCCAGGACTACCTCGGCCTCCCTCTTCCCGGCCGGCGCTTCGTCGCGCAGGCCGACATCCAAGGAGACCTCTGA
- a CDS encoding ABC transporter substrate-binding protein, whose product MMRALISTWLALLVACGAPEREPGSSTISVDDERGRTVRLARPATRIVSLLASHTETLVALGVGDRIVGRDTYSTGSPQIEALPDLGGLEPNVEAVAALEPDLVIAAEYGTQAGVLEQAGLTVWAGSAQRYDELFEVLDAIARLVGRAGEGERIARELRERIARVAARAQGAPRLRVYFEVDPTPYSVGPRSFIGEMIARAGGATIAPEPLGEFPRLALEEIVVRDPEVMIGLSLDEARGRPGWSSVTAVRRGRVRALSDAERDVIVRAGTRIDEGLQVLLEIIHPELAP is encoded by the coding sequence ATGATGCGCGCGCTGATCTCGACCTGGCTCGCGCTCCTCGTCGCGTGCGGTGCGCCGGAGCGCGAGCCGGGCTCGAGCACCATCTCCGTCGACGACGAGCGCGGTCGCACCGTGCGCCTCGCGCGCCCGGCGACGCGCATCGTGAGCCTGCTCGCGTCGCACACCGAGACGCTGGTCGCGCTCGGCGTCGGGGACCGCATCGTCGGGCGCGACACGTACAGCACGGGCTCGCCGCAGATCGAGGCGCTGCCCGATCTCGGCGGGCTCGAGCCCAACGTCGAGGCCGTCGCGGCGCTCGAGCCGGATCTGGTGATCGCCGCGGAGTACGGCACCCAGGCGGGCGTGCTCGAGCAAGCCGGGCTCACGGTGTGGGCGGGCAGCGCGCAGCGCTACGACGAGCTCTTCGAGGTGCTCGACGCGATCGCGCGGCTGGTCGGTCGCGCCGGCGAGGGTGAGCGCATCGCGCGCGAGCTGCGCGAGCGGATCGCGCGCGTCGCGGCGCGGGCGCAGGGCGCGCCGCGGCTCCGCGTGTACTTCGAGGTCGATCCGACGCCGTACTCGGTCGGCCCACGCTCGTTCATCGGCGAGATGATCGCGCGCGCCGGCGGCGCGACGATCGCGCCCGAGCCGCTCGGAGAGTTCCCGCGGCTCGCGCTCGAGGAGATCGTGGTGCGCGACCCCGAGGTGATGATCGGGCTCTCGCTCGACGAGGCGCGCGGGCGTCCCGGATGGTCGAGCGTGACCGCGGTGCGACGAGGGCGCGTGCGCGCGCTGAGCGATGCGGAGCGCGACGTGATCGTGCGCGCGGGGACGCGCATCGACGAGGGCCTGCAGGTGCTGCTCGAGATCATCCACCCCGAGCTCGCGCCATGA
- a CDS encoding FecCD family ABC transporter permease, whose amino-acid sequence MTRRELGTVATGVALLACVLVIAASIGTVTIPIHVVLEAVLDGSDAGLAHVVWSVRLPRVAMSALVGACLGASGAATQAVFRNPLADPYLLGAGSGAGLGAIVGFELSGELPADLAAAGAVSPGSIVPLCAFAGGLGAVLLTAALARARARRTESLVLAGVVVGNMLAAITTFLLLREGERLRAVITWTLGNLALASWRQVGELAPYVVVSLLALMLVARPLDALQLGDETAETLGVRVVAIRRITLAAATLATSASIAYVGVIGFVGLVAPHVARRLIAPTHRALLPASALFGALLLVLADLGARTIVRPAELPVGIVLTLVGGPFVLLVLRSR is encoded by the coding sequence ATGACTCGACGCGAGCTCGGAACGGTGGCGACGGGTGTCGCGCTCCTCGCGTGCGTGCTGGTGATCGCGGCGAGCATCGGCACCGTCACGATCCCGATCCACGTGGTCCTCGAGGCGGTGCTCGACGGATCGGACGCGGGCCTCGCGCACGTCGTGTGGTCGGTGCGCCTGCCGCGCGTGGCGATGTCAGCGCTCGTCGGCGCGTGCCTCGGCGCGTCGGGCGCCGCGACGCAGGCGGTGTTCCGCAATCCGCTCGCCGATCCGTATCTGCTCGGCGCGGGCAGCGGCGCCGGGCTCGGCGCGATCGTGGGCTTCGAGCTCTCGGGTGAGCTCCCCGCCGATCTCGCCGCCGCGGGCGCGGTCTCGCCGGGCTCGATCGTGCCGCTCTGCGCGTTCGCGGGCGGGCTCGGCGCGGTGCTGCTCACGGCCGCGCTCGCGCGTGCTCGCGCGCGCCGCACCGAGTCGCTCGTCCTCGCGGGCGTCGTCGTCGGCAACATGCTCGCCGCGATCACCACGTTCCTCCTGCTGCGCGAGGGCGAGCGACTGCGCGCCGTGATCACGTGGACGCTCGGCAACCTCGCGCTCGCGAGCTGGCGACAAGTCGGCGAGCTCGCGCCGTACGTCGTGGTCTCGCTGCTCGCGCTGATGCTCGTCGCGCGTCCGCTCGATGCGCTGCAGCTCGGCGACGAGACCGCCGAGACGCTCGGCGTGCGCGTGGTCGCGATCCGACGCATCACCCTCGCCGCCGCGACGCTCGCGACCAGCGCGTCGATCGCATACGTCGGGGTGATCGGGTTCGTCGGCCTCGTCGCGCCGCACGTCGCGCGTCGGCTGATCGCGCCGACCCACCGCGCGCTCCTTCCCGCATCCGCGCTCTTCGGCGCGCTGCTCCTCGTGCTCGCCGATCTCGGTGCGCGCACCATCGTCCGTCCCGCCGAGCTCCCGGTCGGGATCGTGCTCACGCTCGTGGGCGGTCCCTTCGTGCTGCTCGTGCTGAGGTCGCGATGA
- a CDS encoding ABC transporter ATP-binding protein gives MISCRGLEVRYGARRVLAGIDLELAPGELVALIGPNAVGKSTLVRALAGVLRPSAGEVLVRAPRARTVAYVGQSEPLPAEFTVHDVVGLGRLPHHGVLGAAHGERDRAAIARALEATGTSALAFRRIGELSGGEQQRVALARALAQEAHVLLLDEALAHLDVRHRRDVLGTLRRESARGTAALCVVHELALATYVDRCVLLHAGAGGARIAADGAPRDVLRADRLEDVYGVPFDVELRDGRARVAARMEWEETR, from the coding sequence ATGATCTCGTGTCGCGGGCTCGAGGTCCGCTATGGCGCGCGTCGTGTGCTCGCGGGGATCGATCTCGAGCTCGCGCCGGGCGAGCTCGTCGCGCTGATCGGTCCGAACGCGGTGGGCAAGAGCACGCTCGTGCGCGCGCTCGCGGGCGTGCTCCGGCCGAGCGCGGGCGAGGTCCTCGTGCGCGCGCCGCGGGCGCGCACCGTCGCGTACGTCGGGCAGAGCGAGCCGCTGCCGGCCGAGTTCACGGTGCACGACGTCGTCGGGCTCGGTCGGCTCCCGCACCACGGCGTGCTCGGCGCCGCGCACGGGGAGCGCGACCGCGCCGCGATCGCTCGCGCGCTCGAGGCGACCGGCACGAGCGCGCTCGCGTTTCGCAGGATCGGTGAGCTCTCGGGCGGAGAGCAGCAGCGCGTGGCGCTGGCGCGCGCGCTTGCGCAGGAAGCCCACGTGCTGCTGCTCGACGAGGCGCTCGCCCACCTCGACGTGCGGCACCGGCGCGACGTGCTCGGCACGTTGCGACGCGAGTCGGCGCGCGGGACCGCCGCGCTGTGCGTCGTCCACGAGCTCGCGCTCGCGACGTACGTGGATCGCTGCGTGCTGCTCCACGCGGGCGCGGGCGGCGCGCGCATCGCCGCGGATGGCGCGCCTCGGGACGTGCTGCGCGCCGACCGGCTCGAGGACGTGTACGGCGTGCCCTTCGACGTCGAGCTGCGCGATGGACGCGCGCGCGTCGCGGCCCGGATGGAATGGGAGGAGACGAGATGA
- the cobU gene encoding bifunctional adenosylcobinamide kinase/adenosylcobinamide-phosphate guanylyltransferase — MSGGRIVLVGGGARSGKSSFALRLARERGERRVFVATAKVTDDDMAARIRRHREERPDFRTIEEPIALASAVRTITDADVVVIDCMTFFVSSLMLAGHDGDAILAHVDALVAALRDAPFTSILVTNEVGMSVHPPTELGRRFQDYAGWCNQRLSRAADEVHLAVIGTILRVRPSPVEAM, encoded by the coding sequence ATGAGCGGAGGACGGATCGTGCTCGTCGGCGGCGGCGCGCGCTCGGGCAAGAGCAGCTTCGCGCTGCGGCTCGCGCGAGAGCGTGGCGAGCGACGCGTGTTCGTGGCCACCGCGAAGGTCACCGACGACGACATGGCAGCGCGCATCCGTCGCCATCGCGAGGAGCGCCCCGACTTCCGCACGATCGAGGAGCCCATCGCGCTCGCGAGCGCGGTTCGCACGATCACCGACGCCGACGTCGTGGTGATCGACTGCATGACGTTCTTCGTGTCGAGCCTCATGCTCGCCGGCCACGATGGCGACGCGATCCTCGCGCACGTCGACGCGCTGGTCGCCGCGCTGCGCGACGCGCCGTTCACGTCGATCCTGGTCACGAACGAGGTCGGCATGTCGGTGCATCCCCCGACCGAGCTCGGGCGGCGATTCCAGGACTACGCGGGCTGGTGCAATCAGCGGCTCTCGCGCGCCGCGGACGAGGTCCATCTCGCGGTGATCGGGACGATCCTGCGCGTGCGCCCTTCGCCGGTCGAGGCGATGTGA
- a CDS encoding FAD-dependent oxidoreductase, producing the protein MLMVREKRLERSRALPSTGERIGIVGGGIAGLTAARALRASGAARVIVFEREADVGGKCCTVRIADRDYELGAAIISPLYTHVRRLMHATSTSWSPVASIAYVSPNGAIQSYVIPPGMDRHFVSFGAESARCLAEMLRARALWRPGFAHLADDLHVPFETWAEHRGYRELADIVRPWFTGFGYGYLEEMPAAYVLKYMTVWGFPFAQLPGVGVRGLCARVARELDDVRTGTEVRRIVRGDDGVMLETSAGRVELDRVVLACPLDDALAFLDATDEERALFQRIRTIDFRVVAASVSGLPARPFTFCVPNMHRSGAGEPVFWYRRWPDRDVETFYVIEDGSPSLDRTAKRVEDAVRRLGGRTHEIHDVRAWRYFPHVDGAAIEEGFYARLESLQGVNRTFYAGELLSFPTLETVTSYSFDLVRRHVAARARGHHAARWT; encoded by the coding sequence ATGCTCATGGTTCGAGAGAAGCGGCTCGAGCGATCGCGCGCGTTGCCGAGCACGGGAGAGCGCATCGGGATCGTGGGCGGCGGGATCGCGGGGCTCACCGCCGCGCGTGCGCTCCGCGCCTCCGGTGCCGCGCGTGTGATCGTCTTCGAGCGCGAGGCCGACGTCGGCGGCAAGTGCTGCACCGTCCGCATCGCCGACCGCGACTACGAGCTCGGCGCTGCGATCATCTCGCCGCTCTACACCCACGTCCGTCGCCTGATGCACGCGACGAGCACGAGCTGGAGCCCCGTCGCGTCGATCGCGTACGTCTCGCCGAACGGCGCGATCCAGAGCTACGTGATCCCGCCCGGGATGGACCGACACTTCGTGTCGTTCGGCGCGGAGAGCGCGCGCTGTCTCGCCGAGATGCTCCGGGCTCGCGCGCTCTGGCGTCCCGGCTTCGCGCACCTCGCGGACGACCTCCACGTGCCGTTCGAGACGTGGGCCGAGCACCGCGGCTATCGCGAGCTCGCGGACATCGTGCGGCCGTGGTTCACGGGGTTCGGCTACGGGTATCTCGAAGAGATGCCCGCCGCGTACGTGCTCAAGTACATGACGGTGTGGGGCTTCCCGTTCGCGCAGCTGCCGGGCGTCGGCGTGCGCGGGCTGTGCGCGCGCGTCGCGCGCGAGCTCGACGACGTGCGGACCGGTACCGAGGTCCGCCGCATCGTGCGAGGCGACGACGGCGTGATGCTCGAGACGTCCGCAGGCCGCGTCGAGCTCGATCGGGTGGTGCTCGCGTGCCCGCTCGACGACGCGCTGGCGTTCCTCGACGCGACGGACGAAGAGCGCGCGCTCTTCCAGCGCATCCGCACGATCGACTTCCGCGTCGTCGCCGCGAGCGTCAGCGGGCTCCCCGCGCGTCCGTTCACGTTCTGCGTGCCGAACATGCACCGATCCGGCGCGGGTGAGCCGGTGTTCTGGTATCGGCGCTGGCCCGATCGGGACGTCGAGACGTTCTACGTGATCGAGGATGGCTCGCCGTCGCTCGATCGGACGGCGAAGCGCGTGGAGGACGCGGTGCGGCGGCTCGGGGGTCGCACGCACGAGATCCACGACGTGCGTGCGTGGCGATACTTCCCGCACGTCGACGGTGCGGCGATCGAGGAGGGCTTCTACGCGCGTCTCGAGTCGCTCCAGGGCGTCAATCGGACCTTCTACGCGGGAGAGCTGCTCTCGTTCCCGACGCTCGAGACGGTCACGAGCTACTCGTTCGATCTCGTCCGTCGCCACGTCGCAGCGCGCGCGCGCGGGCACCACGCCGCGCGCTGGACGTGA